One genomic region from Leifsonia poae encodes:
- a CDS encoding MFS transporter — protein sequence MVINDDAAAPATQTAPPVPLVPDARPAVGGLAVTLPIVMLTLFVVWTAVPSILMPVQVQALTGSTDVGALALASVLGTIAAAVANPVFGRLSDRTRSRFGRRSPWIVGGALAGGAMLLLQASAPSVVLLGLCWAGTTLTLNAFQAAYVAIVPDRVPVRRIGLVSSLVGAGMNAGVLLGSLMFVFFPELAGPAGYTILAALVVVVAVAFVIISPDTDSRALPREPFRLRGLLSTFWVSPRQFPDFAWVFLARVLLMLGYFLLFAFLMFALQDYIGLPADQAIGQGALLFSVNGAASIVGSLIAAPFADRGGRLKTFVLIAGLGLAVSLVVPLLQPTMTAMYIFAVINGLAFGVYMAVDTALVNRVLPVRADAGKDLGLMNMSMVIPQVLSASLGALIVTLVGYSGLFAVAAAIALAGALAIVPVRKLV from the coding sequence ATGGTGATCAACGACGACGCCGCTGCGCCCGCAACCCAGACCGCACCACCCGTTCCCCTCGTGCCAGACGCACGTCCCGCTGTCGGTGGTCTCGCCGTCACGCTCCCGATCGTGATGCTGACACTCTTCGTGGTGTGGACCGCCGTGCCGAGCATCCTCATGCCGGTGCAGGTGCAGGCTCTCACCGGCAGCACCGATGTCGGCGCTCTCGCCCTGGCGAGTGTGCTCGGAACGATTGCCGCAGCTGTCGCCAACCCCGTCTTCGGACGGCTTTCCGATCGCACCCGCTCGCGCTTCGGCCGCCGCAGCCCGTGGATCGTCGGCGGCGCGCTCGCTGGCGGGGCGATGCTGTTGCTGCAGGCTTCGGCGCCGTCCGTCGTGCTCCTCGGGCTGTGCTGGGCCGGCACGACACTCACGCTGAACGCGTTCCAAGCCGCATACGTCGCCATCGTCCCCGACCGCGTCCCCGTGCGCCGGATCGGCCTGGTGTCTTCGCTGGTCGGAGCGGGAATGAACGCCGGGGTGCTCCTCGGGTCGCTGATGTTCGTCTTCTTCCCCGAGCTCGCTGGACCGGCAGGCTACACAATCCTCGCCGCCCTCGTCGTCGTGGTCGCGGTCGCGTTCGTCATCATCAGCCCGGACACGGACTCGCGCGCGCTTCCGCGGGAACCGTTCCGCCTTCGCGGCTTGCTGTCCACGTTCTGGGTGAGCCCGCGGCAGTTCCCCGACTTCGCCTGGGTGTTCCTCGCCCGGGTGCTACTCATGTTGGGCTACTTCCTTCTCTTCGCGTTCCTCATGTTCGCTCTGCAGGACTACATCGGCCTGCCCGCCGACCAAGCGATCGGGCAGGGTGCGCTCCTGTTCAGCGTCAATGGCGCGGCCTCCATCGTGGGCTCCCTCATCGCCGCTCCGTTTGCGGACCGCGGCGGTCGACTGAAGACCTTCGTGCTCATTGCCGGGCTCGGACTCGCGGTGTCGCTCGTCGTGCCGCTCCTTCAGCCGACCATGACCGCGATGTACATCTTCGCCGTGATCAATGGGCTTGCCTTCGGCGTCTACATGGCCGTCGACACCGCCCTCGTCAACCGTGTGCTTCCCGTCCGTGCCGACGCGGGCAAAGATCTCGGGCTGATGAACATGTCGATGGTCATCCCTCAGGTTCTCTCCGCTTCGCTCGGAGCCCTCATCGTCACGCTGGTCGGCTACTCCGGACTCTTCGCGGTCGCCGCGGCGATCGCGCTCGCCGGCGCGCTCGCCATCGTGCCGGTGCGGAAGCTCGTCTGA
- a CDS encoding carboxymuconolactone decarboxylase family protein codes for MRPYMDKAMREAWGAARELSSVVSEAALRAGLTPQEAELIKVRASQQNACAFCLDLHSREARKVGVPQQKLDMLPAWRDAQLYSEREEAALAIAEAATRLPLTEDSRADLVAAQTVLGDSAYIAAEWIAVTINTFNRVSILSGHPVQARDADGRLLP; via the coding sequence GTGCGCCCCTACATGGACAAGGCAATGCGCGAGGCGTGGGGCGCCGCGCGGGAATTGTCGTCCGTCGTCTCCGAAGCCGCGCTCCGTGCAGGCCTGACCCCACAGGAGGCGGAGCTCATCAAAGTGCGTGCGTCCCAGCAGAACGCGTGCGCCTTTTGCCTCGACCTGCACTCCCGGGAGGCGCGCAAGGTCGGAGTGCCCCAGCAGAAGCTCGACATGCTGCCCGCGTGGCGCGACGCTCAGCTTTACAGCGAACGGGAGGAGGCGGCGCTCGCGATCGCCGAAGCGGCCACTCGACTGCCGTTGACGGAGGATTCCCGCGCCGATCTCGTCGCCGCGCAGACCGTGCTGGGTGATTCCGCATACATCGCCGCAGAGTGGATCGCTGTGACGATCAACACGTTCAACCGCGTCTCGATCCTCAGCGGACACCCAGTGCAAGCGCGCGACGCCGACGGGAGGCTGCTTCCATAA
- a CDS encoding TetR/AcrR family transcriptional regulator: MKTVTSHCLLPICCFPVGAYTSDMPKNPAARRPASGTYESGRRSRDRILGVALREFAEFGYRGAAMTRIAERAEISETGLRHHFPSKDELLIEILRSRDDQSNRRWEEAGSPVGVADLEYNLRLMELNSAAPDLARLFMVMVGESVTIDHPAAEWARERYRTLCNTMANSVRGGIDAGEFRRDTDPVRIGRQIVAVMDGLQTQWLLDPDIDIAAEFRGYIDGLIQLLRPPIAPES, encoded by the coding sequence GTGAAAACAGTGACCAGTCACTGTTTGTTACCAATCTGTTGTTTTCCCGTCGGAGCCTATACTTCCGACATGCCCAAAAACCCCGCCGCACGGCGACCGGCATCTGGCACCTACGAGTCTGGAAGGCGCAGCCGCGACCGTATCCTCGGGGTTGCGCTCCGTGAGTTCGCCGAGTTTGGGTATCGGGGTGCCGCGATGACCCGAATCGCCGAGCGCGCGGAGATCTCCGAGACCGGCCTGCGTCACCACTTCCCGTCGAAGGACGAACTTCTCATCGAGATCCTTCGCAGCCGCGACGATCAGTCAAACCGGCGTTGGGAGGAAGCGGGCTCACCGGTCGGGGTTGCAGACCTTGAATACAATCTCCGCCTCATGGAGCTCAACTCCGCTGCCCCCGATCTCGCCCGACTGTTCATGGTCATGGTCGGCGAATCTGTGACAATCGACCATCCAGCTGCCGAGTGGGCGCGCGAACGCTATCGCACGCTGTGCAACACGATGGCGAACAGCGTGCGGGGTGGAATCGACGCCGGTGAGTTCCGACGGGATACGGACCCGGTTCGAATCGGACGTCAGATAGTGGCCGTCATGGACGGGCTTCAGACGCAATGGCTGCTCGACCCGGACATCGATATCGCTGCCGAATTCCGCGGTTACATCGATGGACTGATCCAGCTCCTGCGCCCACCGATCGCCCCCGAATCATAG
- a CDS encoding ABC transporter substrate-binding protein, whose amino-acid sequence MSSSAGAGRPARRRIGALVVGIVMTLGIAACTAAPRTTEANVDGPKVTLENTGAEVNQVTIGLPGSLSSLYPGVEDGILNYNVISTVQEGLVTRDAAGKMLPALAKSWTTPNDTTYVFTLRTDAKFQNGDPLTAEDVAFSIKEAADPTASPGTYYYLQNMASVAVTGADEVTVTTKHPDAGFLVNMSIAGAIAVTQKKFWQEHDGKVGTSQSLILGTGPYKVTEFVPDSHVTLERVDTWWGGVPKVKKIVIDFITDDNTRLVAAQKSNIDIGFNVPITQLTQWQGIKNSRIEAVNDLSYVGLIFDQHVKPFNDIHVREAIAYSIDRDVIVKNLLRGLGRPATAIMTPESLAPSYTAAQAQKLLAEVPQRTFDMKKAKAALAESSVPQGFSVDLTYPNTGPQIGLAAQAIAENLKTIGIKVSVSEVPIEQWLATIGDGKHGLGFMWYFSTTADPSEINGYLLGPDNPNNFTDTTANDLLTSSAAEKDPKARIASLLKLEDINAEQVVNVPIWWGKSLTYFSNTIGMKGYSPYSFLTTWGPDLFAAKAK is encoded by the coding sequence ATGAGTTCATCAGCAGGCGCTGGGCGCCCGGCGAGACGCCGAATCGGCGCGTTGGTCGTGGGCATCGTGATGACGCTCGGAATCGCTGCGTGCACCGCAGCGCCGCGCACGACGGAGGCGAACGTCGACGGTCCGAAGGTCACGCTCGAGAACACCGGCGCTGAGGTCAACCAGGTCACGATCGGTCTGCCGGGATCTCTTTCGAGCCTGTATCCGGGCGTTGAAGACGGCATCCTCAACTACAACGTCATCTCCACGGTGCAGGAGGGTCTCGTCACCCGCGACGCCGCCGGAAAGATGCTGCCGGCGCTGGCCAAGAGCTGGACCACACCGAACGACACAACCTACGTGTTCACGCTTCGCACGGACGCGAAGTTTCAGAACGGCGACCCCCTCACCGCAGAGGATGTCGCCTTCAGCATCAAGGAGGCGGCCGATCCGACCGCGTCACCGGGAACGTATTACTACCTGCAGAACATGGCTTCGGTGGCGGTCACCGGCGCCGATGAGGTCACGGTCACGACGAAACATCCGGATGCCGGATTCCTGGTGAACATGTCGATCGCCGGCGCCATCGCCGTCACCCAGAAGAAGTTCTGGCAGGAGCACGACGGAAAGGTGGGCACCAGCCAGTCGCTGATTCTCGGCACGGGACCGTACAAGGTCACCGAGTTCGTTCCCGACTCGCACGTGACGCTCGAGCGGGTCGATACCTGGTGGGGCGGTGTGCCCAAGGTGAAGAAGATCGTGATCGACTTCATCACGGATGACAACACGCGTCTCGTCGCGGCGCAGAAGAGCAACATCGATATCGGCTTCAACGTGCCGATCACCCAGCTCACGCAGTGGCAGGGAATCAAGAACTCGCGTATCGAAGCGGTCAACGACCTCTCTTACGTCGGCCTCATCTTCGACCAGCATGTGAAGCCCTTCAACGACATCCATGTTCGCGAGGCCATCGCGTACAGCATCGATCGGGACGTCATCGTCAAGAATCTGCTGCGTGGGCTCGGACGGCCGGCAACGGCGATCATGACCCCGGAGTCGCTTGCGCCCTCATACACTGCCGCGCAGGCGCAGAAACTGCTCGCCGAGGTTCCGCAGCGCACGTTCGACATGAAGAAGGCGAAAGCCGCGCTCGCCGAGTCGTCGGTACCGCAGGGCTTCAGCGTCGACCTGACCTATCCGAACACCGGACCGCAGATCGGCCTGGCCGCTCAGGCGATCGCCGAGAACCTCAAGACCATCGGCATCAAAGTCTCCGTCTCCGAGGTGCCGATCGAGCAGTGGTTGGCGACGATCGGCGACGGCAAACACGGCCTTGGCTTCATGTGGTATTTCTCCACGACGGCCGACCCCTCCGAGATCAACGGCTACCTCCTCGGCCCGGACAACCCGAACAACTTCACCGACACGACCGCCAATGATCTCCTCACCTCCTCCGCTGCAGAGAAGGACCCGAAGGCGCGGATCGCGTCCCTTCTCAAGCTCGAAGACATCAACGCTGAGCAGGTCGTGAACGTGCCGATCTGGTGGGGCAAGTCGCTCACCTATTTCAGCAACACGATCGGGATGAAGGGCTACAGTCCATACTCGTTCCTGACGACATGGGGCCCCGATCTCTTTGCAGCCAAGGCAAAATGA
- a CDS encoding NAD(P)-dependent oxidoreductase, producing MKIVVFGANGPTGRLITRRALEAGHSVTAVTRRPEEFPLRNDTLRVVGADVHDPASVDEAVLGQDAVLSSLGVPYGKQPVTVYSEGVRNIMASMTEHDVRRLVCVSASLADPGAGPHGGFFVDKVAGPIVSYFGRTVYADMVRMEALVRASDLDWTIMRPNGLFETSSVTDYRMAEGYLNASFTSRADLADAMLRQLSSDEYLRKICAVATVAEKPRILQLLLREGGGKKAAA from the coding sequence ATGAAGATCGTCGTGTTCGGAGCGAACGGCCCCACCGGCAGGTTGATCACGAGAAGAGCGCTCGAGGCCGGGCACTCGGTGACCGCGGTGACCCGCCGCCCTGAAGAGTTCCCCCTGCGCAACGACACACTGCGCGTCGTCGGCGCGGACGTGCATGACCCGGCCTCCGTCGATGAGGCGGTTCTGGGTCAGGATGCGGTTCTCTCCAGTCTCGGAGTGCCGTACGGCAAGCAGCCGGTGACCGTCTACTCCGAGGGTGTGCGAAACATCATGGCGTCGATGACGGAGCATGACGTCCGGCGTCTCGTCTGTGTGAGCGCGAGTCTCGCTGATCCCGGCGCCGGGCCGCACGGCGGATTCTTCGTCGACAAGGTGGCGGGCCCGATCGTCTCCTACTTCGGCCGCACCGTCTACGCCGACATGGTGCGGATGGAGGCTCTGGTCCGCGCCAGTGACCTCGATTGGACCATCATGCGCCCCAACGGCTTGTTCGAGACCTCGTCGGTCACCGACTACCGAATGGCCGAGGGCTACCTCAACGCGTCATTCACCTCCCGCGCCGACCTGGCCGACGCGATGCTTCGCCAGCTGTCGTCGGACGAGTATCTGCGGAAGATCTGTGCAGTGGCCACCGTCGCGGAGAAGCCGCGCATCCTCCAGCTCCTCCTCCGTGAGGGTGGCGGGAAGAAGGCGGCAGCATGA
- a CDS encoding DUF5996 family protein, which yields MTDESTWPALPVASWTPTRETLHMWTQIIGKITMALASPINHWWHVTFRVGARGLTTGGIPVGPRMLEIAFDFVDHILVVRTSDGGMVSLPLPGLSVAEFYADVFAALRRLGVEVAIQPTPNEVEIAIPFAEDTVHRTYVAEHANAFWRQLIQADRILARFRSGFLGKASPVHFFWGSLDLAVTRFSGRTAPPHPGGAPNCPVRVMREAYSHELSSAGFWPGGGTEGAFYSYAYPAPNGYADADLPEGASFSTEYGEFLLPYETARMSTDPDGTVLAFLDATYHAAASLGEWPPGMEFPDHE from the coding sequence ATGACGGATGAGTCGACGTGGCCGGCGCTCCCGGTGGCCTCCTGGACTCCGACCCGGGAGACGCTCCATATGTGGACGCAGATCATCGGGAAGATCACGATGGCTCTGGCATCGCCGATCAACCACTGGTGGCACGTGACGTTCCGGGTCGGTGCGCGCGGACTCACGACGGGTGGGATCCCTGTCGGCCCACGCATGTTGGAGATCGCGTTCGACTTCGTCGACCACATCCTGGTGGTGCGAACCAGCGACGGGGGAATGGTTTCGCTCCCCCTCCCCGGCCTCTCGGTCGCGGAATTCTATGCAGATGTCTTCGCGGCGCTCCGCCGGCTCGGCGTCGAGGTCGCCATTCAGCCGACTCCGAATGAAGTCGAGATCGCCATCCCGTTCGCGGAAGACACCGTGCACCGCACATATGTCGCGGAGCACGCGAACGCGTTCTGGCGGCAGCTGATCCAGGCCGATCGCATCCTCGCGCGGTTCCGTTCCGGCTTCCTCGGCAAGGCCAGTCCCGTGCACTTCTTCTGGGGCTCACTGGATCTCGCGGTCACTCGGTTCTCCGGGCGCACCGCCCCACCGCACCCCGGCGGCGCACCGAACTGCCCCGTGAGGGTGATGAGGGAGGCCTACTCCCACGAGCTCAGCAGTGCCGGATTCTGGCCGGGCGGTGGCACCGAGGGCGCGTTCTACTCCTACGCCTACCCCGCTCCGAACGGTTACGCCGACGCGGACCTGCCCGAGGGCGCCTCGTTCAGCACTGAGTACGGCGAGTTCCTACTGCCGTACGAGACGGCCAGAATGTCGACCGACCCAGACGGCACCGTGCTGGCGTTCCTCGATGCGACCTACCACGCAGCCGCCAGCCTCGGCGAGTGGCCGCCTGGCATGGAGTTCCCCGATCACGAGTAA
- a CDS encoding glycoside hydrolase family 3 protein produces MTTTGTVPPTSLTRRVAALTGADGWRTAELPSAGLPSLALSDGPSGVRGGAFGTEAYGTLLPNATAIAASWDEQLVHRAGLLLGSEARRAGIDWLLAPVLNLHRTPFGGRHFECFSEDPLLTSEVGVAIIRGIQSAGVSATAKHFVGNESETGRLDYDARIDERTLRELYLAPFEAAVRRGGVDAVMAAYNSVNGIRATENRRLLTDILREEWGFGGAVVSDWGAARTTVETADAGVDLVMPGPDGPWGDALVDAVCGGALPERVIDDKIAALRSVAERRAVNVASSAEGTDELLVTLAADGMVLLENDGILPLDRPTRVALIGPGASELTLQGGGSARVRPVPMPSLDAELANLLGPATTIVVEPGTSIRRSLPPLDDARICSGLAVTFERENGTVAGFRTLQHADIVFDDAVPEGTALVRVVTRLRLAEPGSHQLGIRGNGEFAIRIAGATPERFTLPVPDRDPLSPLVEPSEHRVTVTGGADIDVEISLVWDAAAEWHLVDLGHAAPALEDDELFERAVRAAAHADVAIVVVGTTAEYESEGFDRDSLSLPGRQDDLVRAVSAVCTRTVIVVNAGSPVLLPWSDEVAAVLWAWFPGQCGARAIAECLVGSREPGGRLTTAIPREIEALPSVRPVAGVIPYAEGARFGSRGPIPVHYPLGYGLGYTTWHTVSAAARRDSAGAVAEVTVRNTGDRMGKHVVQLFLDVPDEAPRLAGFATCVVSPRTEVDVTVVVRPEALRRWHNDEWRPLSGPLRLLVAGAGGPPLLIDIAPADTATRDSSSPEPSA; encoded by the coding sequence GTGACGACGACAGGCACAGTTCCGCCCACCTCTCTCACCCGACGGGTCGCGGCGCTCACGGGTGCCGATGGATGGCGAACGGCCGAGCTCCCCTCCGCCGGCCTTCCCTCCCTTGCCCTCTCCGACGGACCTTCCGGAGTTCGCGGCGGCGCGTTCGGCACCGAGGCATACGGCACTCTGCTGCCCAACGCGACGGCGATCGCCGCCAGCTGGGATGAACAGCTGGTGCATCGTGCCGGTCTGCTTTTGGGCAGCGAGGCCCGACGGGCGGGGATCGACTGGTTGCTCGCCCCTGTTCTCAACCTCCACCGGACACCATTCGGCGGTCGACACTTCGAGTGCTTCTCCGAAGATCCGCTCCTGACATCCGAGGTCGGCGTTGCGATCATCCGTGGCATCCAATCGGCGGGGGTGTCGGCGACAGCGAAGCACTTCGTCGGCAACGAGAGCGAGACCGGGCGGCTCGACTACGACGCCCGCATCGATGAGCGCACCTTGCGCGAACTGTATCTCGCCCCCTTCGAAGCCGCGGTGCGCCGCGGCGGCGTCGATGCCGTGATGGCCGCCTACAACAGCGTCAACGGCATCCGGGCAACCGAAAACCGTCGACTCCTCACCGACATCCTGCGGGAGGAGTGGGGCTTCGGCGGCGCTGTCGTTTCAGACTGGGGGGCCGCCCGCACCACCGTCGAAACTGCGGATGCGGGCGTCGATCTCGTGATGCCCGGTCCCGACGGCCCGTGGGGTGACGCGCTCGTCGACGCGGTCTGCGGCGGCGCGCTCCCCGAACGCGTGATCGACGACAAGATCGCCGCGCTCCGCTCCGTCGCTGAACGTCGCGCCGTGAACGTGGCGTCCTCTGCTGAGGGCACAGATGAGCTCCTCGTCACGCTGGCCGCCGACGGCATGGTGCTGCTGGAGAACGACGGCATCCTCCCGCTCGATCGTCCGACAAGGGTGGCACTGATCGGCCCCGGCGCTTCGGAGCTCACGCTGCAGGGTGGAGGGAGCGCGCGGGTGCGCCCCGTGCCGATGCCTTCGCTGGATGCCGAACTCGCAAACCTACTCGGGCCAGCAACCACGATCGTCGTGGAACCGGGAACATCGATCCGTCGCAGCCTGCCTCCCCTCGACGATGCGCGCATCTGTTCGGGACTCGCTGTGACCTTCGAACGCGAAAACGGCACCGTCGCCGGGTTCAGGACACTCCAGCACGCTGACATCGTGTTCGATGACGCCGTCCCCGAGGGCACCGCACTCGTGCGCGTCGTGACACGACTCCGTCTGGCCGAGCCCGGCAGTCACCAACTCGGCATCCGCGGGAATGGCGAGTTCGCGATACGAATCGCGGGCGCCACACCCGAGCGGTTCACCCTCCCCGTGCCCGACCGCGATCCGCTCTCGCCTCTCGTGGAGCCGTCCGAGCATCGCGTCACCGTCACCGGAGGCGCGGATATCGACGTCGAGATCTCGCTTGTCTGGGATGCGGCCGCCGAATGGCATCTCGTCGACCTCGGCCATGCCGCCCCCGCGCTCGAGGACGACGAACTGTTCGAGCGCGCGGTGCGCGCCGCCGCACACGCGGACGTAGCGATCGTCGTGGTCGGCACGACTGCCGAGTACGAGTCTGAGGGGTTCGACCGCGACTCGTTGAGCCTCCCCGGGCGGCAAGACGACCTGGTGAGAGCTGTCAGCGCAGTCTGCACTCGCACCGTCATCGTCGTGAATGCGGGGAGTCCCGTCCTCCTGCCCTGGTCTGATGAGGTCGCTGCTGTGCTCTGGGCCTGGTTCCCTGGGCAGTGCGGCGCGCGAGCGATCGCTGAGTGCCTCGTCGGCTCCCGCGAACCCGGCGGCCGGCTCACCACCGCGATCCCCCGCGAGATCGAGGCGCTGCCCTCGGTGCGACCGGTGGCCGGTGTCATTCCCTATGCAGAAGGGGCGCGTTTCGGCAGCCGGGGCCCGATCCCGGTGCACTACCCCCTGGGGTACGGGCTCGGCTACACCACATGGCACACGGTCTCCGCCGCGGCCCGGCGCGACAGCGCAGGCGCCGTGGCCGAGGTGACCGTGCGGAACACCGGTGACCGGATGGGCAAACATGTCGTTCAGTTGTTCCTCGACGTGCCCGATGAGGCACCGCGCCTCGCCGGATTCGCGACCTGTGTCGTCTCCCCGCGCACCGAAGTCGACGTAACCGTCGTCGTGCGCCCCGAAGCGCTCCGACGGTGGCACAACGATGAGTGGCGACCCCTCTCCGGCCCGTTGCGCCTGCTTGTCGCTGGCGCCGGCGGTCCGCCCCTTCTTATCGACATCGCTCCGGCCGACACCGCAACACGAGACTCATCCTCACCCGAACCATCCGCATAA
- a CDS encoding carboxylesterase/lipase family protein, with protein MRHPTTDRIVRTTAGSVRGVPSAGGSAFLGIPYAHDPVGKRRFAPPLAHTGWGGIRAADAVGPAAPQTEDLGRREMFDLPDYETDEATCLTVNVWTPGVEGPRRPVLVWIHGGAFSWGSGGDLVYDGARLSTRRDVVVVTLNYRLGALGFLRLPGAPGSGALGLLDQIEALRWVRANIAAFGGDPDMVTLFGQSAGAVSIAAHLAAPESRGLFQRAILQSGSGEMLLDAAEADERATEFASILGIELTDLAAFRALPVADILLAQAEFDRRLEDRGQLAAFLPVVDGSVLDEQPLDAIRAGRSADVPLILGAAREEGRLFTELIDGPEFEPTDALAVLRGAYADPDAAAAGYAAQERWTDPRSIMAAVLGDELFRAPTDRLAHAAAARSAVWRYEFAYRSGAEGKELGACHSLELPFVFDLLDTPAARRFAGNDAPQALAEWMGAAWGAFASGRDPGWPRYDDEDRLTLILDDQIFVISDPLAERRSLWTRAGFGLTQPS; from the coding sequence ATGCGGCACCCCACCACGGATCGGATCGTACGCACCACGGCCGGCTCCGTGCGGGGGGTGCCGTCCGCCGGCGGGTCAGCGTTCCTCGGGATTCCGTATGCGCATGATCCCGTCGGCAAGCGGCGGTTCGCTCCACCACTCGCCCACACGGGTTGGGGTGGAATCCGGGCAGCGGACGCGGTCGGACCCGCGGCACCGCAGACCGAGGATCTCGGCCGCCGCGAGATGTTCGACCTCCCCGACTACGAGACAGACGAAGCAACCTGCCTCACCGTCAATGTCTGGACTCCCGGGGTGGAGGGCCCCCGGCGCCCCGTGCTCGTCTGGATCCATGGCGGCGCCTTCTCCTGGGGTTCCGGAGGGGACCTCGTCTACGACGGCGCGCGTCTGAGCACCCGCCGTGACGTTGTCGTCGTGACGCTCAACTATCGGCTCGGCGCTCTCGGTTTCCTCCGCTTGCCGGGAGCGCCCGGTTCCGGTGCGCTCGGGCTCCTCGACCAGATCGAGGCGCTGCGCTGGGTGCGCGCGAACATCGCAGCGTTCGGTGGCGACCCCGATATGGTGACCCTGTTCGGGCAGTCTGCGGGCGCCGTGAGCATCGCAGCGCACCTCGCCGCTCCGGAATCGCGCGGCCTGTTCCAGCGCGCGATCCTCCAGAGCGGTAGCGGCGAAATGCTTCTCGACGCCGCCGAGGCCGACGAGCGCGCCACGGAGTTCGCGAGCATCCTGGGTATCGAACTCACCGACCTCGCCGCATTCCGGGCGCTTCCTGTCGCGGACATCCTCCTCGCCCAGGCCGAGTTCGACCGCAGGCTGGAAGATCGGGGCCAGCTCGCGGCCTTCCTCCCTGTCGTCGACGGCTCAGTCCTCGACGAGCAGCCTCTGGATGCGATCAGGGCCGGTCGTTCCGCCGACGTGCCGCTCATCCTCGGCGCCGCCAGAGAGGAGGGACGACTGTTCACCGAACTGATCGACGGACCGGAGTTCGAGCCCACGGACGCTCTCGCTGTTCTCCGGGGAGCCTATGCCGACCCCGATGCGGCAGCTGCCGGCTACGCCGCCCAGGAACGATGGACCGATCCACGCAGCATCATGGCCGCCGTGCTCGGCGACGAATTGTTCCGCGCTCCCACCGACCGCCTCGCGCACGCGGCGGCAGCCAGGAGCGCGGTCTGGCGGTATGAGTTCGCCTACCGTTCCGGGGCGGAGGGCAAAGAGCTGGGAGCCTGTCACTCCCTTGAGCTGCCCTTCGTCTTCGACCTGCTCGACACCCCCGCCGCGCGTCGCTTTGCAGGCAACGACGCACCACAGGCCCTCGCCGAGTGGATGGGCGCCGCGTGGGGCGCCTTCGCGTCCGGGCGCGACCCGGGATGGCCGCGATACGACGACGAGGACCGATTAACCCTCATCCTCGACGACCAGATCTTCGTGATCTCCGACCCTCTGGCCGAACGGCGGAGCCTCTGGACCCGGGCGGGATTCGGGCTCACGCAACCGTCGTGA
- a CDS encoding UBP-type zinc finger domain-containing protein — translation MTEDIDTSVPPSGAGCLDCDNAGGWWVHLRRCAECGNVGCCDDSLSRHARAHATATGHRYIQSFEPGEDWFWDYRTDQYAEGPQLAPPTSHPEEQSVPGPAARLPRDWQAILASR, via the coding sequence ATGACCGAAGACATCGACACCAGCGTCCCGCCGAGCGGAGCCGGCTGCCTCGACTGCGACAACGCCGGCGGGTGGTGGGTGCATCTGCGCCGCTGCGCCGAGTGCGGCAATGTCGGCTGTTGCGACGACTCCCTCTCCCGCCACGCGCGTGCCCATGCGACCGCGACGGGTCACCGCTACATTCAGAGCTTCGAACCCGGTGAGGACTGGTTCTGGGACTACCGCACCGACCAGTACGCGGAGGGACCGCAGCTCGCTCCGCCGACGAGTCACCCGGAGGAGCAGAGCGTTCCCGGCCCGGCGGCTCGGCTCCCGCGCGACTGGCAGGCCATCCTTGCGTCCCGCTGA
- a CDS encoding MarR family winged helix-turn-helix transcriptional regulator, which translates to MRDTDFDCLDLISIHGPLSPTALAKLSGARPATMTGILDRLERDGWIVRDRDTVDRRAVLIRVLPDRNSEVLGLYAGMNALVDELCSDYDDTQLDAITAFLRRVSDAGVEATTALTAAGEE; encoded by the coding sequence GTGAGGGATACGGACTTCGATTGCCTCGACCTCATCTCGATCCACGGGCCGCTCAGTCCGACCGCTCTCGCAAAGCTCTCGGGGGCCCGTCCCGCGACGATGACCGGGATCCTCGACAGGCTCGAACGCGACGGTTGGATCGTTCGCGATCGGGACACCGTCGATCGACGTGCGGTGCTCATCCGGGTTCTCCCCGACCGCAACAGCGAGGTCCTCGGTCTGTACGCGGGGATGAACGCGCTCGTCGACGAGCTCTGCTCCGACTACGACGACACGCAGCTCGACGCAATCACCGCATTCCTCCGCCGTGTGAGTGACGCCGGTGTCGAAGCGACCACGGCGCTCACCGCCGCTGGAGAGGAGTAG